In Poecile atricapillus isolate bPoeAtr1 chromosome W, bPoeAtr1.hap1, whole genome shotgun sequence, one DNA window encodes the following:
- the LOC131591689 gene encoding tetra-peptide repeat homeobox protein 1-like, whose product MLPFPVFAVNREYLSKFIAEISKLAPIPFFPELLALLGSPGEGELRLPNGLRCRYKSIQSQSQSRSQSHPNPNPSPIPIPIPVQINPIPIQIPVQINPIPVQIPIPIPVQIPIPVQSQSQSKSIQSQSKSQSQSQSKSQSQSQSNPNPSPNQSQSQSQSKSQSQSQSKSIPIPIQINPNPSPNQSQSYSQSQSILIPVQINPNPNPSPNPSPSPNQSQSQSQSQSQSQAGNSRVPGLRMERFLPSVLSRFRFPRRLFPAGSVPGGPWSSRSSRIFPFPRFCLCLPCLTRLQRRLGGFGWECGVFQVFSVTFSKPFL is encoded by the exons atgctcccattcccggtgtttgcTGTAAATAGggaatatttatcaaaatttatTGCAGAGATTTCTAAACTTGCCCCAATCCCGTTTTTCCCAGAGCTTTTGGCTTTGCTGGGATCTCCTGGAGAAGGAGAATTGCGCCTCCCCAACGGGCTCCGGTGTCGGTACAAATCAATccagtcccaatcccagtccagatcccaatccca tccaaatcccaatcccagtccaatcccaatcccaatcccagtccaaATCAATCCAATCCCAATCCAAATCCCAGTCCAAATCAATCCAATCCCAgtccaaatcccaatcccaatcccagtccaaatcccaatcccagtccaatcccaatcccagtccaaATCAATCCAGTCCCAatccaaatcccaatcccaatcccagtccaaatcccaatcccagtcccagtccaaccccaatcccagtccaaatcaatcccaatcccaatcccagtccaaatcccagtcccaatcccagtccaaatcaatcccaatcccaatccaaatcaatcccaatcccagtcccaatcAATCCCAATCCTATTCCCAGTCCCAATCAATCCTAATCCCAGTCCAAAtcaaccccaatcccaatcccagtcccaatcccagtcccagtcccaatcaatcccagtcccaatcccaatcccagtcccaatccca ggctgggaattccagggtcccagggctgaggatggagcgATTCCTTCCCTCAGTTTTGTCCCGGTTCCGTTTTCCCCGGAGGCTTTTCCCGGCCGGATCCgtcccagggggtccctggAGCTCTCGGAGCTCTCggattttccctttccctcgTTTCTGTCTTTGCCTTCCGTGTCTGACCCGGCTGCAGCGGCgcttgggggggtttgggtgggaatgTGGAGTTTTCCAGGTGTTCTCCGTGACATTTTCCAAACCTTTCCTTTAA
- the LOC131591687 gene encoding uncharacterized protein LOC131591687, with translation MQPAGWDHWIPDGYSWHGGITKRDHRIPHGCPGRQNHCTEHSRSIPRMSSSPAPRAPPGPPQVSPGIHGTPALWTPEIPGQEGSAEQDSGHGAAQGQGMRGWGTGNSILRSREILLQPWETLPRSTGRRKSPAGKLHARCASGGFPIPGFPTGTREPGQELALLGAQAAGAGSGAALAAGKNNPRGRERWKEVRASIPAVEGSSMGTKPTGFVHLPREPKLRNARLELQRKARTAPSPGDPRGYCCPSPLLELPGLRPQRPQILGRDPSHRNAPADPTRHREQAGKTSPRIQPGCTSTWILQLPWNQPRERPKGSRCPAEL, from the exons ATGCAGCCAGCTGGGTGGGATCACTGGATCCCAGATGGATACAGCTGGCACGGTGGGATCACCAAGCGGGATCACCGGATCCCACATGGATGCCCAGGCAGGCAGAACCACTGCACAGAacattccagaagcatcccCCGGATGAGCTCAAGCCCAGCTCCTCGTGCTCCCCCTGGCCCTCCCCAGGTTTCTCCTGGGATCCATGGAACGCCAGCCCTGTGGACACCAGAGATCCCGGGGCAGGAGGGAAGCGCCGAGCAGGACTCAGGACATGGAGCCGCACAGGGCcaggggatgaggggatgggGGACAGGGAATTCCATCCTCAGGAGCCGGGagatcctgctccagccctgggaaacccttccccggagcacagggagaaggaaaagcccAGCTGGGAAGCTCCACGCCCGCTGTGCCTCCGGAGGGTTTCCTATTCCCGGTTTCCCCACAGGAACACGGGAGCCAGGCcaggagctggctctgctcggagcccaggcagcaggagccggttctggagcagccctggctgctgggaagAACAACcccaggggaagggagaggtgGAAGGAAGTGAGAGCCTCAATCCCAGCCGTGGAGGGATCATCCATGGGCACCAAACCCACGGGATTTGTGCATCTCCCCAG GGAGCCGAAGCTGAGGAATGCCAGGCTGGAATTGCAGCGGAAGGCACGGACAGCCCCATCCCCTGGAGACCCCCGGGGTTACTGCTGCCCCTCACCGCTCCTGGAGCTCCCCGGGCTGCGGCCCCAGcgcccccaaatcctgggaaggGATCCCAGCCACAGGAACGCTCCAGCCGATCCCACACGGCACCGGGAACAGGCTGGAAAAACATCCCCCAGGATCCAGCCAGGCTGTACCAGCACATGGATCCTTCAGCTTCCATGGAATCAGCCCCGAGAACGCCCCAAGGGAAGCCGATGTCCAGCAGAACTCTAG